TAATCAATTAACCTAATTGTATAAGTTCAATTTGATAGCTGTCAGGGTCGGTAATAAAGGCAATATGGGTTTGGCCGCCTTTGACTGGGCCGGGCTCTCGGGTTACATGTCCACCTAATGCTTTAATTTTGTCGCATGCCGCATAAATGTCATCAACACCTAAAGCTAAATGACCAAAGGCATTCCCCATATCATATTGAGCTGTATCCCAGTTATAAGTTAATTCTATACTGGTGCTACCAACTTGGTCTGGGTAACCCACAAATACTAAAGTGTAACGATATTCTATGTTGTCAGTTCTATCTAACACGCTCATACCTAACACTTCAGTGTAAAATTTAATCGACTTTTCTAGGTCACCGACTCTGATCATTGTGTGTAGAAATTGCATCATTACCTCTTAAAGCTTAGCGAAATTTTAGCTGTTATTGACAGAGCCATATCAACTCAGTCAATGGCGCCTGTATCAAATCAATAAAGCCATTTTAAGTAAAACCCAAAACAATTAACAATTATCAAAAATACTCAATATGATAAATTTATTTTATTAAAAGCTTACTAAACTCGCTATGTATGTTTTGGCTAAGAGCGGTATTCGTCGTGATGGTTAAACATAAATATATTGCCTAGCGATGACAGTCGTTAACAAGTTGCTTTAATACGTTGAAACATTAAGGTCCATAAAATCAGAAGCTAAATCAACTTTGCAAGTATTAATCGACGAATAATCCATTATTACTGCGGCAAAAGAGCGAATAACCTCATTTGTTGTTAGAGTTTACAAACTACAAAACCCTGACACCTATGTATGGGTTAATGCTATTCACCCAAATGCAGGATATAAAAGCCCTTTCAGGCAAGCAATTTTGTCCTGAGACCGTAAAAGCAGCGATCCCCGTTTTAGAGGCAATGGATATTATTCCGGTTGATCATAATTATCTAAAAGATGAGTTTGAAGAGGCAAGATTGGCTTATTACTACAAAGACCCATTGACAGGCCTGTATAATTATCGATATTTGGAGCACATTATTTCATTCAATGAAGAACTTTTTGGTAAACACTATGCTTGTTGCTATTTCATCAACTTATTAAATTTCGGCCAATACAATCAACAAAATAGCTGGC
This Shewanella aestuarii DNA region includes the following protein-coding sequences:
- the gloA gene encoding lactoylglutathione lyase; protein product: MQFLHTMIRVGDLEKSIKFYTEVLGMSVLDRTDNIEYRYTLVFVGYPDQVGSTSIELTYNWDTAQYDMGNAFGHLALGVDDIYAACDKIKALGGHVTREPGPVKGGQTHIAFITDPDSYQIELIQLG